A window of Apium graveolens cultivar Ventura chromosome 8, ASM990537v1, whole genome shotgun sequence contains these coding sequences:
- the LOC141679939 gene encoding uncharacterized protein LOC141679939: MIDFKVLDQDSMHNMLVGRPWLRAFRVITSIHHLMIKFPTPNEVGSLRGPQYESCDCYHKTVKEFRMRRYEGKSLPFEGAEDIHTKPSGEVHAHYFVEGPEEEETYVTGNSVLTLGNISRIRSVEEVVVNHAEEIMQKEVNGEKLEGRSEILQGLGNNFKVDAPQKEDVPLKSKNGIEVDAPPNEDAPSSPALHKPCLVLRHGGNRPRSNMSPVEYLPEFYGHTSKSRLVSGERAIALKEEVDQLLKVGLIKESFYPEWLANPVLVKKPNGKWRTVSEYSISAVLVREEDGQQSPVYYMSKRLHDAETRYTSMEKLVYALVLASRKLRPYFQAHRVEVRTTYPLRQVLHKPESSGRMLKWAIELGQFDLEYMPRTVIKGQALADFLLEFDSAVDDKALIMLHPPHVKESLEEFPHPWWILHVDVAVNNGGADRFGNGSDSELVVNQVNGGFQERGPRTELYLRCTQRLIGMFKEVRLECVPREKNSNADALAKMGSQQEAVLLGSIPLKIQEIPSIPEIEIMQVDEAPKKTWMAPILAYIHKGTLPEDKFKARRLRYQAARYVMYDEVLYKRRFNQPLLRCVDKEEGNYILREVHEGIYGNHSGGSSLAMKVLRQGYYWPTMKEDATNFIRACDRCQRFANYSSMPSTLLTPMVSPWPFAMWGIDLIGELPKAKWDVKYAVVATEAVNKIIKHTLKAKLEERKVNWPEELSKVMWSYNTTPRSTTGETPFMLTYDYEVMVPVEVGSGSFHRDRYTEEDAEVSQRLYLDLLEETRENSQLRLAAYQKRATGYYNKKVKGQLLKVGDLVLRKVMPNTKNPQHGEVES; encoded by the exons ATGATAGATTTCAAGGTGTTGGATCAGGATTCCATGCACAACATGTTGGTGGGAAGACCGTGGTTAAGGGCcttcagggtgataacctcgatacatcacttgatgataaagttcccgACACCTAACGAAGTAGGTAGTCTGAGAGGGCCGCAGTACGAGTCATGTGACTGCTATCACAAAACTGTTAAAGAATTCCGCATGAGAAGGTACGAGGGAAAGAGTCTTCCATTTGAGGGTGCGGAGGACATTCATACAAAACCGAGTGGAGAGGTTCATGCCCACTATTTCGTAGAAGGCCCCGAAGAGGAAGAAACCTATGTCACCGGGAACTCTGTTTTGACGCTGGGGAATATTTCGAGAATCCGTAGCGTGGAAGAAGTTGTGGTGAACCATGCAGAGGAGATCATGCAGAAGGAGGTTAACGGGGAAAAAttggaaggaagaagtgagattttgcaaGGTCTCGGAAATAACttcaaggtggatgctcctcaaaaAGAGGACGTGCCCTTGAAGAGTAAAAATGgaattgaggttgatgctcctccaaatgaggacgcgccctcttCACCTGCGTTGCACAAACCATGCCTCGTCCTGAG ACATGGTGGGAATCGACCCAGAAGTAATATGTCACCGGTTGAATATCTTCCTGAATTTTACGGGCATACGTCAAAAAGTCGCCTGGTGAGCGGGGAAAGGGCAatagcattaaaagaagaagtagacCAGTTGTTGAAGGTGGGACTAATCAAAGAATCCTTCTACCCCGAATGGCTTGCAAATCCAGTGCTTGTGAAAAAGCCAAACGGGAAGTGGAGGACAG TGTCTGAGTATTCAATCAGCGCAGTTCTGGTAAGAGAAGAAGATGGGCAACAATCACCAGTGTATTATATGAGTAAGCGGTTGCACGACGCTGAAACTCGCTACACAAGCATGGAGAAGCTGGTTTATGCCCTGGTTCTTGCATCAAGAAAATTACGGCCATATTTCCAGGCCCATAGGGTTGAAGTCCGTACGACATACCCGCTACGACAAGTCCTTCACAAACCAGAGTCATCAGGGAGAATGCTGAAGTGGGCTATagagttgggacagtttgatttAGAATATATGCCTCGGACGGTAATTAAAGGACAAGCCTTAGCTgatttcttgttggaatttgaCTCCGCAGTTGACGACAAAGCTTTAATTATGCTACATCCACCTCATGTTAAGGAGTCGTTGGAGGAATTTCCACATCcctggtggatcttgcatgtggatgTGGCAGTTAATAATGGAGGAGCAG ATCGCTTTGGAAATGGGAGTGACTCAGAGCTGGTGGTGAATCAGGTGAACGGGGGATTTCAAGAACGAGGTCCACGAacagaattatacttgagatgCACACAGCGCCTGATTGGAATGTTCAAAGAAGTTAGGTTGGAATGTGTGCCGCGGGAGAAGAACAGTAACGCGGATGCTCTAGCAAAAATGGGGTCGCAACAAGAGGCTGTGTTGTTAGGATCCATACCCCTTAAAATCCAGGAgattcctagtatcccagagatAGAAATTATGCAAGTGGATGAGGCTCCCAAGAAAACATGGATGGCGCCCATTCTGGCCTACATTCACAAGGGAACACTCCCTGAGGATAAGTTTAAGGCTCGTCGACTCCGTTATCAGGCTGCAAGGTATGTGATGTACGATGAAGTTCTGTACAAGAGAAGGTTCAATCAACCGCTGCTTAGATGTGTTGACaaagaagaaggaaattacatctTAAGGGAAGTACATGAGGGAATCtatggcaatcactcggggggtagctcgttGGCGATGAAAGTTTTACGCCAAGGGTACTATTGGCCTACAATGAAAGAGGATGCTACAAATTTTATCAGGGCATGCGATCGTTGCCAGCGCTTTGCAAACTACTCGTCTATGCCGTCGACGCTCTTGACGCCTATGGTAAGCCCGTGGCCGttcgccatgtggggaattgatcttatCGGAGAATTACCTAAAGCTAAATGGGACGTCAAATATGCAGTGGTTGCg ACAGAAGCtgtgaataaaataataaagcataccctcaaaGCAAAGCTGGAAGAGCGCAAAGtgaattggcctgaagaactctCGAAAGTGATGTGGTCCTACAACACTACTCCacgatctactacgggagaaactCCATTTATGTTGACTTACGACTATGAAGTTATGGTTCCCGTGGAAGTTGGTTCGGGATCGTTTCACAGAGATCGTTATACGGAAGAAGATGCAGAGGTCAGTCAAAGGCTTTATTTGGATCTCTTGGAAGAAACAAGGGAAAATTCTCAGCTGAGGCTCGCGGCATATCAGAAACGTGCCACAGggtattataacaagaaggtaaagggacaGTTGCTGAAGGTAGGGGATTTGGTGCTGAGGAAGGTGATGCCGAACACGAAGAATCCCCAGCATGgagaagttgagagctga